In Erigeron canadensis isolate Cc75 chromosome 1, C_canadensis_v1, whole genome shotgun sequence, a single window of DNA contains:
- the LOC122610377 gene encoding probable polygalacturonase → MPCLPINIIPSNPIIMIMDDVNEYPILTKLTATLKKPTWAFPFLIFTLIVILSIQITTTNESGFPTRPASYMGIVPGSDTCDVSVPVRAVKMSIVEFGGVGDGVTSNTAAFTAAMEKMKEFESKGGAQLNVPTGKWVTGCFNLTSNFTLFLEHGAVILGSQDMKEWPIIDPLPSYGRGRERLGGRHMSLIHGDGLTDVVITGENGTIDGHGKMWWDLWWNRTLEHTRGHLVEIMNSRNIFISNLTFRNSPFWTIHPVYSSNVVIKDMTILAPLNAPNTDGIDPDSCTNVCIEDCYIESGDDLVAIKSGWDQYGISMARPSSNILVRRVSGTTPTCSGVGIGSEMSGGISNIRVENLDIRNSAAGIRIKTDKGRGGYIVNITITNITMDKVKVPLRFSRGADDHPDNDWDPKALPKIKGIFITNVVSYNSRKAPMLLGIEGAPFDGICMQNVSLLGLLPTVQWNCEHISGFVNDVSPSPCALLQRNTSLTCR, encoded by the exons ATGCCATGTCTTCCCATTAACATAATCCCATCCAATCCAATCATCATGATTATGGACGACGTTAACGAATATCCAATCTTAACCAAACTAACCGCCACCCTCAAAAAACCAACATGGGCTTTTCCCTTCCTTATTTTCACTCTCATCGTAATTCTCAGTATCCAAATAACCACAACCAACGAATCCGGGTTCCCGACCCGACCCGCTTCCTACATGGGTATTGTTCCCGGGTCGGACACCTGTGATGTGTCGGTCCCAGTTAGGGCTGTGAAGATGTCTATAGTTGAGTTTGGTGGTGTTGGTGACGGTGTCACGTCGAACACGGCGGCGTTCACGGCGGCGATGGAGAAAATGAAGGAGTTTGAAAGCAAAGGTGGGGCCCAGTTGAATGTTCCTACTGGGAAGTGGGTTACTGGTTGTTTTAACCTTACTAGTAATTTTACCCTGTTTCTTGAACATGGTGCTGTAATTTTGGGCTCTCAG GATATGAAAGAATGGCCTATTATCGACCCATTACCTTCTTATggaagagggagagagagatTAGGAGGGAGACATATGAGCTTAATTCATGGTGATGGTCTCACAGATGTTGTCATTACAG GGGAAAACGGAACTATCGATGGACATGGTAAGATGTGGTGGGACCTATGGTGGAATAGGACCTTGGAACACACTAGAGGCCACCTTGTTGAAATCATGAACTCAAGAAACATATTCATTTCCAATCTTACATTTCGCAATTCTCCCTTTTGGACCATCCACCCAGTTTACTCCAG TAATGTTGTAATTAAAGACATGACGATATTGGCTCCACTTAATGCCCCAAATACAGACGGTATAGACCCAG ATTCATGTACAAATGTTTGCATTGAAGATTGTTATATAGAGAGTGGGGATGATCTTGTAGCTATAAAGAGTGGGTGGGACCAATACGGCATATCGATGGCCCGTCCTAGCTCTAACATTCTAGTAAGACGAGTATCTGGTACGACCCCCACATGTTCAGGAGTTGGGATTGGTAGTGAAATGTCTGGTGGCATTTCGAACATCCGAGTGGAAAATCTTGATATTCGAAATTCAGCAGCCGGTATACGAATAAAAACAGACAAGGGTAGAGGGGGTTATATTGTAAACATCACCATTACTAACATTACAATGGATAAAGTTAAGGTGCCCTTAAGATTTAGCCGAGGGGCCGATGACCACCCTGATAACGATTGGGACCCGAAAGCCCTACCAAAAATAAAGGGGATATTTATAACTAATGTGGTGAGTTATAACTCCAGAAAAGCCCCTATGCttctaggtattgagggtgccCCTTTTGACGGAATATGTATGCAAAATGTTAGTTTGCTTGGTTTGTTGCCAACCGTACAATGGAACTGTGAACACATATCAGGTTTTGTTAACGATGTTTCACCATCCCCATGTGCATTGTTGCAAAGAAACACATCATTGACATGTAGATAG
- the LOC122606740 gene encoding AFG1-like ATPase gives MRRSRLISSFLSLGFRRRTSTTAFRQFSTSINPGPLTQYKHLVKEGQLQFDPYQEKVALELDNLLERLVQFDKEMEEYHIKLAKWEEDRENERRRLLLKEAESKQQRGESLDKAHNRFLGKWLDRKKPVNVEPGVGKWVSYLNRERKLDSVVGTRPTVPTAPKGLYIYGNVGSGKTMLMDMFYNSTKGIVTHRRRFHFHEAMLDINERMHKVWKNQVHEKSMQSNIANWIMSLPFDTKVKEWVAAEESYKEEMQMNNILPVVADKFLVDQRNDKRGASILCFDEIQTVDVFAIVALSGIISRLLSTGTVLVATSNRAPSDLNQDGMQWEFFLKLLAKLEDHCGTLLIGSETDYRRLISQRSINRVTYFYPLNSVATKKFETVWEETIQNFGGQVISETISVMFGRKLEVRESCNGVAKFTFEYLCGRPVGAADYIAVAKNYHTVFISDIPMMSMRIRDKARRFIILIDELYNYHCSLYCSAASSIDELFQGTEEGTLFDIESFQFETETEGSKLRRDVLAEGNTGSGGATAAIISMLSGKEEMFAFRRAVSRLIEMQTPFYQERVRLYHPLFQAGGKVVESNNTSNMLPV, from the exons ATGAGGAGGAGTCGGTTGATTTCATCCTTCCTCTCTTTAGGGTTTCGTCGCCGGACCTCTACCACCGCTTTCCGTCAATTCTCAACTTCCATTAATCCAG GACCGCTTACACAGTATAAACATCTTGTCAAGGAAGGACAACTACAGTTTGATCCGTATCAGGAGAAAGTTGCTTTGGAATTAGATAACTTGCTTGAAAGATTGGTTCAGTTTGACAAGGAAATGGAAGAATATCAT ATCAAACTAGCCAAGTGGGAAGAAGATCGTGAGAATGAGAGGCGTAGGCTGTTATTGAAGGAAGCCGAGAGTAAACAGCAAAGAGGTGAATCGTTAGACAAGGCACACAATAGATTCTTGGGCAAGTGGCTCGATAG GAAAAAACCCGTGAATGTAGAACCTGGAGTTGGGAAATGGGTTTCATATCTAAATCGAGAAAGGAAGTTGGATTCAGTAGTTGGCACACGTCCCACTGTACCTACAGCTCCTAAAGGGTTATATATCTATGGGAATGTTGGAAGTG GTAAGACGATGCTAATGGATATGTTTTATAATTCCACCAAAGGAATTGTAACACACAGAAGAAGATTTCACTTTCACGAG GCTATGCTAGATATAAATGAGCGTATGCATAAGGTATGGAAGAATCAAGTGCATGAAAAGTCTATGCAATCAAACATTGCTAATTGGATAATGAGCCTTCCTTTTGATACTAAAGTTAAGGAATGGGTGGCTGCAGAAGAAAGTTACAAGGAGGAGATGCAAATGAACAATATTCTTCCTGTTGTAGCTGATAAGTTTCTTGTTGACCAGCGCAATGACAAAAGAGGAGCAAGCATACTATGTTTTGATGAAATACAG ACTGTTGATGTTTTCGCTATTGTGGCCTTATCTGGAATTATAAGCAGATTGCTAAGTACCGGAACTGTTCTTGTTGCCACGAGTAACAGAGCCCCAAGCGACTTGAATCAG GATGGTATGCAATGGGAAttcttcttgaagcttcttgcGAAATTGGAAGACCACTGTGGAACTCTTTTGATTGGAAGTGAAACAGATTACCGCCGTCTGATTTCGCAAAGATCTATTAACCGG GTGACCTACTTTTATCCTTTGAACAGTGTTGCAACCAAGAAGTTCGAGACCGTGTGGGAGGAAACTATACAAAATTTTGGCGGACAAGTCATCTCTGAAACCATCTCAGTAATGTTTGGCAG AAAGTTAGAAGTTCGTGAAAGCTGTAACGGTGTGGCAaagtttacatttgaatatctaTGTGGTCGGCCG GTGGGGGCAGCAGATTACATAGCTGTGGCCAAAAATTATCATACAGTCTTCATTTCAGATATCCCCATGATGAGTATGCGGATTCGTGACAAG GCTCGGAGATTTATCATCCTTATTGATGAGCTATACAATTATCATTGTTCCTTATACTGTTCAGCAGCTTCTTCTATTGACGAACTCTTTCAGGGAACAGAAGAGGGGACTCTTTTTGATATAGAGAG TTTCCAGTTTGAAACAGAGACGGAAGGTTCAAAGCTTCGTCGAGACGTTTTAGCAGAGGGAAATACTGGTTCAGGAGGTGCAACTGCCGCGATCATTTCTATGCTTTCTGGGAAAGAGGAAATGTTTGCTTTTCGTCGAGCA GTTTCACGTCTCATAGAAATGCAAACACCATTTTACCAGGAAAGAGTACGCCTTTATCATCCACTTTTTCAGGCAGGTGGCAAGGTCGTGGAGAGCAATAATACGTCAAACATGTTACCAGTATAG
- the LOC122583103 gene encoding transcription factor HY5-like — MQDQGAGATSSMAASLPSSSERSSSSALQINVKEGMESDDEIRRVPEMGGEAAGGASGSGRGTGSVAHPDRVQGSGEGTRRKGKNPADKENKRLKRLLRNRVSAQQARERKKAYLSELEVRVKDLEKKNSELEERLSTLQNENQMLRHILKNTTAGMQERK, encoded by the exons ATGCAAGACCAAGGGGCAGGGGCAACTAGTTCAATGGCAGCTAGTTTGCCTTCAAGTAGCGAAAGATCTTCAAGTTCTGCTCTTCAAATTAATGTCAAAGAAG GAATGGAGAGTGATGATGAGATCAGAAGGGTGCCGGAGATGGGCGGCGAAGCTGCTGGAGGAGCATCGGGATCTGGCAGAGGAACCGGGTCAGTTGCACATCCAGACCGGGTTCAAGGCTCTGGCGAAGGTACAAGAAGAAAAGGGAAAAACCCGGCTGACAAAGAAAACAAGCGGTTGAAGAG GCTGTTGAGGAATCGCGTTTCAGCTCAACAAGCAAGGGAGAGAAAGAAGGCATACTTGAGTGAATTGGAGGTACGGGTGAAAGACTTGGAGAAGAAAAACTCTGAACTGGAAGAGCGTTTGTCGACACTACAAAATGAGAACCAGATGCTGAGACAT ATCCTGAAGAACACAACCGCTGGCATGCAAGAAAGGAAGTAG